The Vicia villosa cultivar HV-30 ecotype Madison, WI unplaced genomic scaffold, Vvil1.0 ctg.001600F_1_1, whole genome shotgun sequence genome includes a region encoding these proteins:
- the LOC131635962 gene encoding uncharacterized protein LOC131635962: MAERGGRNDDAFAEALGMLAGVLGGNPNGNGIGTNRKLGEFQRNNPPLFKGTYDHEGAHKWLKEIERIFRVDCSRIFKEDINKSKSSNSHELVDKRGMKHMDQGKPYGRGNQKSGGWKRPSGGYSNSPVRCYKCVKTVTCYNFGEEGHISPRCTKLKKNQSGGKVFALSVSETTPEDRLIKVTTSFACLNCPIDIFGWEFRMDLVCLSLEQLDIILGMNWFEFNRVHINCFAKTVIFPDVVSVENLAMTSRQVSEAVEDDVAVFMLFTSMEVKIKLASSELPMVCEFPEVFSEDVRELPYEREVEFAIDLIPGTKLVSMAPYRMSAYGLIELKSQL, encoded by the exons ATGGCCGaaagaggtggaaggaacgatgatgcATTTGCTGAGGCTTTAGGAATgcttgctggtgtgctgggaggaaatccCAACGGAAATGGAATTGGTACTAATAGGAAACTGGGAGaatttcagaggaacaaccccccgttgttcaaaggcacgtaCGATCATGAAGGTGCCCATAAATGGCTTAAAGAAATTGAAAgaatcttccgg GTTGATTGTAGTAGGATCTTCAAGGAAGATATTAACAAGTCAAAGTCATCCAACTCTCACGAGTTGGTTGATAAAAGAGGAATGAAACATATGGATCAAGGTAAACCGTATGGCAGAGGCAATCAGAAATCTGGTggttggaaaaggcctagtgggggataCTCTAATTCTCCTGTTAGGTGCTATAAGTGTG TGAAgactgtgacttgctacaatttcggtgaagaaggtcatatcagcCCACGGTGTACTAAACTAAAGAAGAACCAATCTGGTGGAAAAGTTTTTGCTTTGTCTGTGTCAGAGACTACTCctgaggatcggttgattaaag taactacttcatttGCTTGTTTAAATTGtccgattgatatttttggttGGGAGTtcaggatggacttagtgtgcctttcgTTAGAACAACTCGACATTattctggggatgaactggttcgAATTCaaccgggttcatatcaattgttttgcgAAGACCGTTATTTTCCCTGATGTTGTTAGTGTTGAGAACTTGGCTATGACTTCTAGACAAGTAAGTGAAGCTGTTGAGGACGATGTTGCTGTGTTTATGTTGTTTACATCGATGGAAGTAAAAATAAAGCTGGCGAGTAGTGAGTTACCAATggtatgtgaatttccggaagtttttTCAGAAGATGTGAGAGAGTTGCCATATGAGAGAGAAGTAGAGTTTGCTATTgatttgattcctggaactaaacttgtgtcgatggcaccatatCGTATGTCGGCATATGGGTTGattgaattgaagagtcaattataA